Part of the Verrucomicrobiia bacterium genome, CCGGCTTCCTTGATGCCGACGATGTTGACGCAATCGTGGGCGAGGCGGTTGACGGTATCCACGGCGATCTCGATGCCGCAACGGCCAGGGATGCTGTAGAGCATGATCGGCAATTTGGTGGCGCGCGAGATGGCATGGAAATGCTGGAACAAACCTTCCTGCGTTGGCTTGTTGTAATAGGGCGCGACCTGGAGTGAACCGTCCACGCCGGCTTTCTCGGCTTGTTGCGTCAGGTAAATGGCTTCGCTGGTGGAATTGCCGCCGGTTCCGGCGAGCACCTTGATCTTGCCGCCCGCGAACTTTACCGAGAGCAGGATGACATCAATGTGTTCCTGATAATTGAGCGTGGGTGATTCGCCAGTGGTGCCGACGGGGACGATGCCATCCACGCCGCCCTTGATCTGGGCTTTGATGAGGCGTTCGAGTGCGAGTTCATCAATTTGTCCGTTGCGAAACGGCGTGACGATTGCGGTATAAGTTCCTGTAAACATGTGTTATTAATCCAAATTACGCGGTTAAAGTCCGCGAAAGCGGGGCGTTTGGCGAGTCTGTTTTTTTGCCCGTTTCGGAAAAGATGAAAGGTGGGTATTTTGTCGGCAGTGATGAAATCTATTCCCTGGGAGCGCACGCGCCCTCGCGTGCAGTGGCTGGCGCCCTCGCCGGCCACATCTTTATCTGCATTTTTCTGAATAACATCCAAGCGGGACCGACGGGCGGGGGCGCCCGTCGGAACACGCGAGGGCGCGTGTGCTCCCCGGGAAAGGGAGTCTTGCTTTCACCAGCCATCAGCCTGTTTTCAGTCATGTTTTTTCCGTTTCGGGAGGACGGCCAACGCGGCTAAATTTCCATCTTGCCTTCAAAGACGAAATCCGCCGGGCCGGTGAGGCGCACGTCGGTGAAGTCATCGTTGTTTTGCTGGAAGCCGACTTCGAGCAGGTCGCCACCCTGGACTTGCACTTGCACGGGGGATTTCAGTTGATGCAGGCGCGCGGTGATGAGGGCGGAAGCGGTCACGCCGGTTCCGCAGGCGAGGGTTTCGCCTTCGACGCCGCGTTCGTAAGTGCGGACGCGAATGGTTCCGGGGCCGAGTTTTTGCACGAAATTGACGTTGGTTCCCTTGGGGGCGAAGTGCGCGTGGCGGCGGATTTCCTGGCCCCATTGCTGGACCATCGCCTGGTCGGCATCGGGCACGAACAACACGGCATGCGGCACGCCGGTATTGAGCGAATGAATGGGATGAGTGCCGTTGGAGAAATTCACTTTTTCCTCGAGGCGCAAGTCGCGCGGTTTAGTGAGGCTGACGGTGACGCGTTCGCCGACGACGGCGGCGCTGACGACGCCCGCGCCGGTTTCAAAGGTGAATTCGCTTTTACGGGTCAGTTTTTGGACGAATCGGCCAAAGCAACGGGCGCCGTTGCCGCACATATCGGCGAGGCTGCCGTCGCTGTTGAAGAAATCCCATGACCAATCAGCTTTGCCGGACTTGCAGGGAATCAAAAGCATGATGCCATCGGCGCCGATGCCGCGATGGCGGTCGCAGAGGCGGACGACTTGCGCGGAGGTGAGCTTGACTTTCTGTTCGCGGTTGTCCACGACAATGAAATCATTGCCGGCCCCGTTCATTTTCGTGAATTCCAAAACCATGCGGCAAGTTAAGGGCACAGGGTAAAAAGTTCAAAGGCTAAATTGGGGCATGGGCTTTGAAATAATTTGATTTTGACGCAGAGGCGCGGAGGCGCAGAGGCGCAGAGCGGGGAATGGGAATTGGTTACGGGGGGAAGAGGTTTTTTGGAGTTAATGAGGAGCGTTGGATGAAAGGTGGGCGTTGGTTTCATATGGGGAGTTCTTTCGTCCCTGCGGGACTTGATTTGTGACGGACGTGAACCCAGCAATAAATTGCTGGGCTAAGGTCTGCCGTCCCTGCGGGACTTCGGGCGGCTGCGCAGCAGCGCAGCCCTAGCTTGCGCAGATTGTCGGTTGTCAGTGTCGGGGCGATGTGCTGGACGATGCGATTTTGTAACCTATGGAAGGGTGGACTGTCTTTGGCGGATGTGGCATGGTGGGGGCAGTTCTTTGATAAAGGAGATGAGAATTTACACCAAGGCCGGTTTTAGTGATTTGGGGTGTTCTGAAGGCTGAAGTGGATAAAAATAGCCATTTGATGCGGGTTGGGTCGGTTTGGCTCGGGTAAGTTCGCAAAAATAGTTCGCCTTGGTCCGGATAAGTTCGCCTTGGCTCGCTTAAGCTCGCTTAGGCTGGGGAAAATTAGTTACGGCTCGTGGGTTCGCCCGCCCTTCCCCCCCGCTTGGTGATAAAACACTTTACAGCGCGACGGCGTATTCGCAGAGTATGGCCTGTGTCAGGTACTTTTACTCAGGACAGTAAACTGGACAGCAAACCGCTACAAACAGACTTCGGATTTCGGCTGCGAGCCGATCTCGAAAATGCCATTCGCCGTTCCCAGAACTATCTGCTTCGGGAACAAAAACCCGAAGGATATTGGGTCGGCGAACTGATGGTGGATTCGACGATCGTTTCGGATACGATTGCTTATCATCATTGGAACGGCAAGGTGGACCGGCACTGGCAGCGCAAGGCGGTCAACCATATCTTTTCCATGCAGTTGCCGGACGGCGGCTGGAATATCTATTACGGCGGCCCGTCCGAGGTGAATGCGACGATCAAGGCGTATCTGGCGCTGAAACTCGCCGGAGTTCCGGCGACGGACCCGCGGCTGTTGCGGGCGCGCGCGATGGCACTGAGCCTGGGCGGTGTGCCGCGCATGAATACTTTCTCGAAGCTGTATCTGGCGCTGCTGGGGTTGTTCCCGTGGGATTATGTGCCGACGATTCCGTGCGAGGTGATCCTCATCGGCAAATGGTTTCACGTGAATTTTTACGAGATGAGTTCGTGGAGCCGTTCGATGCTGGTTCCGCTGGCGATCATCAATCATTTCAAACCGACGCGCCAGTTGCAATCGCCGGTGAACCTCGACGAGTTGTATCCCGAAGGTTATCACGAACGCGACATGGCGTTGCGGCCCGATCCGCAGCCGATCACGTGGCGTAATTTTTTCCTGTGGCTCGACAAGCTGCATAAATTTGCCGAGTTGTTCGTGCATGCGGGCATCCATCCGTTTCGGCGGCGCGCGCTAAAAAAATGCGAGGAGTGGATGCTGGAACGGTTTGAAGGCTCGAATGGCTTGGCGGCGATTTTTCCGGCGATGTTGAATTCGCTGATCGCGTTGAAGGCGCTGGGTTATCCCGACGATCATCCACAGATCAAACGCGCAGAGGCGGAGTTAAAAAAGCTCGAGCACGAGACGCCCACGACGGTGCGCATCGAGCCGTGCCTCTCGCCGGTTTGGGACACGGCCATCGTGGCGATCTGTTTGCACGAATCCGGTTTGCCGAGCGATCATCCGGCGTTGAAGCAAGCGACCGAATGGCTGATGACGAAGGAAATTCGTTTTCGCGGCGATTGGTATTACAAGAATCCCGTGGACGTGGAGCCGAGCGGGTGGGTTTTCGA contains:
- the shc gene encoding squalene--hopene cyclase, encoding MSGTFTQDSKLDSKPLQTDFGFRLRADLENAIRRSQNYLLREQKPEGYWVGELMVDSTIVSDTIAYHHWNGKVDRHWQRKAVNHIFSMQLPDGGWNIYYGGPSEVNATIKAYLALKLAGVPATDPRLLRARAMALSLGGVPRMNTFSKLYLALLGLFPWDYVPTIPCEVILIGKWFHVNFYEMSSWSRSMLVPLAIINHFKPTRQLQSPVNLDELYPEGYHERDMALRPDPQPITWRNFFLWLDKLHKFAELFVHAGIHPFRRRALKKCEEWMLERFEGSNGLAAIFPAMLNSLIALKALGYPDDHPQIKRAEAELKKLEHETPTTVRIEPCLSPVWDTAIVAICLHESGLPSDHPALKQATEWLMTKEIRFRGDWYYKNPVDVEPSGWVFEFENKWNPDVDDTAMVLLALRKIPTDNPTARDECFQRGLKWMLAFQCKDGGWAAFDKDCTKGILEKVPFADHNAMLDPECADITARILELMGYEGFNIDHPQIKKAIQFLRDEQEEDGSWYGRWGVNFVYGTWQVLRGMRALGINMQQQWLLKGRDWLESVQHEDGGWGERCNTYDDPVFKGQGPSTASQTAWAVMGLCAFDDPHRESIERGIEYLIQTQNADGSWTEHETTGTGFPRVFYLKYDMYRNSWPLLALATYRNLVETSQKKSEPHVNGVKHHFSESAVKVPNPS
- the dapF gene encoding diaminopimelate epimerase; the protein is MNGAGNDFIVVDNREQKVKLTSAQVVRLCDRHRGIGADGIMLLIPCKSGKADWSWDFFNSDGSLADMCGNGARCFGRFVQKLTRKSEFTFETGAGVVSAAVVGERVTVSLTKPRDLRLEEKVNFSNGTHPIHSLNTGVPHAVLFVPDADQAMVQQWGQEIRRHAHFAPKGTNVNFVQKLGPGTIRVRTYERGVEGETLACGTGVTASALITARLHQLKSPVQVQVQGGDLLEVGFQQNNDDFTDVRLTGPADFVFEGKMEI
- the dapA gene encoding 4-hydroxy-tetrahydrodipicolinate synthase, whose protein sequence is MFTGTYTAIVTPFRNGQIDELALERLIKAQIKGGVDGIVPVGTTGESPTLNYQEHIDVILLSVKFAGGKIKVLAGTGGNSTSEAIYLTQQAEKAGVDGSLQVAPYYNKPTQEGLFQHFHAISRATKLPIMLYSIPGRCGIEIAVDTVNRLAHDCVNIVGIKEAGGNSDRVSQLRAALGVNFAIMSGDDSLTLPFMSVGAQGVISVASNIIPKEVSYLVKAFSMGKPDVALKIHDKYYPLFKDLFIETNPLPVKAALAMMGLIHEEFRLPLVPMTTKNRLVLKKTLKVCGVLR